A genomic window from Streptomyces misionensis includes:
- a CDS encoding helix-turn-helix domain-containing protein: MDAHAIGRRIAYWRDRRRLTQQDLGHLMGRNRRGIQDLERGERQADPRVSVMEDAARALRIPLAWLLADGPETACIDPVELEAIRAALQRDDVITGTDHSPVLDVATLRRRVAHGWDSFQAVALVSLGRGLPRLITETSRAGARHTGDDKLAACRALSMTLCLAEAIAIKYRSGELAQLAGHRAVLAAEQSGGVMTMDCAARHMADALAYHG; this comes from the coding sequence ATGGACGCTCACGCCATTGGTCGGCGCATCGCCTACTGGCGGGACCGCCGCCGGCTCACCCAGCAGGATCTGGGCCACCTGATGGGCCGCAACAGACGCGGGATCCAGGACCTGGAGCGCGGGGAGCGGCAGGCGGACCCGCGGGTCTCAGTCATGGAGGACGCCGCCCGCGCCCTGCGGATCCCCCTCGCATGGCTGCTCGCGGACGGCCCGGAGACCGCCTGTATCGACCCCGTGGAGCTGGAGGCGATCCGGGCGGCGCTCCAGCGGGACGACGTGATCACCGGCACCGACCACTCCCCCGTGCTGGACGTCGCGACCCTGCGCCGCCGGGTCGCGCACGGCTGGGACTCCTTCCAGGCGGTGGCGCTCGTTTCCCTGGGGCGGGGTCTGCCCCGGCTGATCACCGAGACGAGCCGCGCCGGCGCCCGGCACACCGGGGACGACAAACTCGCCGCCTGCCGCGCCCTGTCCATGACCCTGTGCCTGGCCGAGGCCATCGCGATCAAGTACAGGTCCGGGGAGCTGGCGCAGCTCGCCGGGCACCGGGCGGTGCTGGCCGCCGAGCAGTCCGGCGGCGTGATGACGATGGATTGCGCCGCGCGGCACATGGCCGATGCGCTGGCCTATCACGGATAG
- a CDS encoding dTDP-4-dehydrorhamnose 3,5-epimerase family protein encodes MDIHPTAVPHAYLLVPAVIEDERGCFFESYRLDILAEAVGRPIAAVQSNYSVSRRGTLRGIHGVAMPPGQAKIVSCVRGEVLDVVVDIRPGSPTYLRHTATRLSAANGVAVFAAEGLGHAFLALTDDACVNYLCSTTFVPGTQLDLDALDPELGLPWQRESELGGFDLLRSPKDRAAPTVAEAERAGLLTSYEDCLDHYAAADPLPGARAAA; translated from the coding sequence ATGGACATCCACCCGACTGCAGTGCCACACGCCTACCTCCTGGTGCCGGCGGTGATCGAGGACGAGCGCGGCTGCTTCTTCGAGTCGTACCGCCTGGACATCCTCGCCGAGGCCGTCGGAAGGCCGATCGCGGCGGTCCAGAGCAACTACTCGGTCTCCCGCCGGGGCACCCTGCGGGGCATTCACGGAGTGGCCATGCCTCCCGGGCAGGCCAAGATCGTCTCGTGTGTGCGGGGCGAGGTCCTCGACGTCGTCGTCGACATCCGGCCCGGTTCGCCGACGTACCTGCGGCACACCGCCACCCGGTTGTCGGCCGCCAACGGCGTCGCGGTCTTCGCCGCCGAGGGGCTAGGGCACGCGTTCCTCGCGCTCACCGACGACGCCTGCGTCAACTACCTGTGCTCCACCACGTTCGTCCCCGGCACCCAGCTCGACCTGGACGCCCTCGACCCGGAGCTCGGCCTGCCGTGGCAGCGCGAGAGCGAGCTCGGCGGCTTCGACCTGCTGCGGTCCCCCAAGGACCGGGCCGCGCCCACGGTGGCCGAGGCCGAGCGCGCCGGACTGCTCACCTCCTACGAGGACTGCCTGGACCACTACGCCGCCGCCGACCCCCTCCCGGGTGCGCGGGCTGCCGCCTGA
- a CDS encoding NDP-hexose 2,3-dehydratase family protein: MSVQLSGRSPSATPARTTSTRRPDADLPGRLALSAAAARGVHLSTTEFREWFAAHRREGHYRVTRAPLAALDGWSFEAASGNLVHRSGRFFSVIGAGIRSDSGPVTAWHQPILDQPEVGVLGILAKEFDGVLHFLMQAKMEPGNSNVLQLSPTVQATRSNFTRVHGGAVVKYIEYFTTAGRGRGRVLADSLQSEVGTWFLQKSNRNMVVEVFDEVPLHDGFVWLTLSQIAALLCEDNVVNMNARSVLACLPVGPADPADGGAGGRDEFARALDRSWDPASPALHSDLDVLSWLTGERARRDLVTCPVPLAGLPGWRVDDDAIRHEAGRYFEVVGVDVEAGSREVTTWSQPLLAPVGTGVAAFLAAPVDGVLHVLVQARPEAGLHNTVQLAPTVQCTAANFDWLPPERRPAFLGTVLAADAAAIRYEAVHAEEGGRFLGAESRCLVVEVPADAVAEEPPGHRWVTLAQLSSFVRYEQYVNSQARTLLSCLIPATVATWRHTRS, from the coding sequence GTGTCCGTTCAGCTCTCCGGACGGAGTCCGTCGGCGACCCCGGCGCGCACCACGTCCACCCGGCGGCCGGACGCCGATCTGCCGGGCCGGCTCGCGCTGTCCGCCGCGGCGGCGCGGGGCGTGCACCTGTCCACCACCGAGTTCCGCGAGTGGTTCGCCGCCCACCGGCGCGAGGGCCACTACCGGGTGACTCGGGCGCCGCTCGCCGCGCTGGACGGCTGGTCGTTCGAGGCCGCCTCGGGCAACCTGGTCCACCGCAGCGGGCGGTTCTTCTCGGTGATCGGCGCGGGCATCCGCTCGGACTCGGGCCCGGTCACCGCCTGGCACCAGCCCATCCTCGACCAGCCCGAGGTGGGCGTACTCGGCATCCTGGCCAAGGAGTTCGACGGCGTCCTGCACTTCCTGATGCAGGCGAAGATGGAACCGGGCAACTCCAACGTGCTCCAGCTCTCGCCCACCGTGCAGGCCACCCGCTCCAACTTCACCCGGGTGCACGGCGGGGCGGTGGTGAAGTACATCGAGTACTTCACCACCGCCGGTCGCGGTCGCGGTCGCGTTCTCGCCGACAGCCTCCAGTCGGAGGTGGGCACCTGGTTCCTGCAGAAGAGCAACCGCAACATGGTCGTCGAGGTCTTCGACGAAGTGCCGCTCCACGACGGCTTCGTATGGCTGACGCTGAGCCAGATCGCCGCGCTGCTCTGCGAGGACAACGTGGTGAACATGAACGCCCGCAGCGTCCTGGCCTGTCTGCCCGTCGGCCCGGCGGATCCGGCGGACGGCGGGGCAGGCGGACGGGACGAGTTCGCGCGCGCCCTCGACCGCTCCTGGGACCCGGCCTCGCCCGCCCTCCATTCCGACCTCGACGTGCTCTCCTGGCTGACCGGCGAGCGCGCCCGCCGGGACCTGGTCACCTGCCCCGTGCCGCTGGCCGGGCTGCCCGGCTGGCGGGTGGACGACGACGCGATACGGCACGAGGCCGGACGCTACTTCGAGGTGGTCGGGGTGGACGTGGAGGCCGGCAGCCGCGAGGTGACGACCTGGTCGCAGCCGCTGCTCGCACCGGTCGGCACCGGCGTCGCCGCGTTCCTCGCTGCCCCGGTCGACGGTGTGCTCCACGTGCTCGTCCAGGCCCGCCCCGAGGCCGGGCTGCACAACACCGTCCAGCTCGCGCCGACCGTCCAGTGCACGGCGGCCAACTTCGACTGGCTGCCGCCCGAGCGCCGACCGGCGTTCCTCGGCACCGTCCTCGCCGCCGACGCCGCGGCCATCCGTTACGAGGCGGTCCACGCCGAGGAGGGCGGCCGGTTCCTCGGCGCGGAGAGCCGGTGCCTGGTCGTCGAGGTCCCCGCGGACGCCGTGGCCGAGGAGCCACCGGGCCACCGCTGGGTCACCCTCGCGCAGCTGTCGTCCTTCGTCCGCTACGAGCAGTACGTCAACTCCCAGGCTCGCACGCTGCTGTCGTGCCTCATCCCGGCGACCGTGGCCACCTGGCGGCACACCCGGTCCTGA
- a CDS encoding methyltransferase: MPTAAPTAATETPAETPASGLDAEIRIREMALSVAVASALQVAVRLGVADALDADEADAGELARAVGADADTLARLLRALAAHGVFEETGVGAGRFRHTGLSRLLRSDAAGGMADMVLWAGAAWTWDAWPRLEQAVRTGDAVVPDLHGKDFFRYLKEDAPADAQVFNRAMTQASALTSQAVAETLDLTGVTRIADIGGGHGHLLRTVLERHPHVDGELFDLPSVVAGADRELTTGALSGRAGVTPGDCLEAVPVKADLYLIKQILKWDDERSVRVLRNIAEHAAPGARIVVIQNLVDRSPEPRVTTAMDLFLLLNVGGREHFQRDFEGIFRAAGLEFTGVTQARSALYLIEARVPATRA; the protein is encoded by the coding sequence ATGCCGACCGCAGCCCCCACCGCAGCCACGGAAACCCCCGCCGAAACCCCCGCGAGCGGCCTCGACGCCGAGATCCGCATCCGCGAGATGGCGTTGAGCGTGGCTGTCGCCTCCGCACTCCAGGTCGCCGTGCGGCTCGGCGTCGCTGACGCGCTCGACGCCGACGAGGCGGACGCCGGGGAGCTGGCCCGGGCGGTCGGCGCCGACGCGGACACGCTGGCCCGGCTGCTGCGCGCGCTGGCCGCACACGGTGTCTTCGAGGAGACCGGCGTCGGCGCCGGCCGCTTCCGCCACACCGGGCTCTCCCGCCTGCTGCGCTCGGACGCCGCCGGCGGCATGGCCGACATGGTGCTGTGGGCCGGCGCCGCCTGGACCTGGGACGCCTGGCCGCGGCTGGAGCAGGCGGTGCGCACCGGCGACGCGGTGGTGCCGGACCTGCACGGCAAGGACTTCTTCCGCTACCTGAAGGAGGACGCCCCCGCCGACGCCCAGGTCTTCAACCGCGCGATGACCCAGGCGAGCGCGCTCACCTCGCAGGCGGTCGCCGAGACGCTCGACCTCACCGGTGTGACCCGGATCGCGGACATCGGCGGTGGCCACGGCCATCTGCTGCGCACCGTACTGGAGCGCCACCCGCACGTCGACGGCGAGCTGTTCGACCTGCCGTCCGTCGTGGCGGGAGCCGACCGGGAACTCACCACCGGCGCGCTCTCCGGCCGGGCCGGCGTGACCCCCGGCGACTGCCTGGAAGCCGTGCCGGTCAAGGCCGACCTGTACCTGATCAAGCAGATCCTCAAGTGGGACGACGAGCGGTCGGTGCGGGTGCTGCGCAACATCGCCGAGCACGCGGCGCCGGGCGCCCGGATCGTGGTGATCCAGAACCTGGTCGACCGCAGCCCCGAGCCGCGGGTCACCACGGCGATGGACCTCTTCCTGCTGCTCAACGTCGGCGGCCGGGAGCACTTCCAGCGCGACTTCGAGGGCATCTTCCGAGCCGCGGGGCTTGAGTTCACCGGCGTCACCCAGGCGCGCAGCGCCCTCTACCTCATCGAGGCCCGGGTGCCCGCCACGCGCGCCTGA
- a CDS encoding nucleotide disphospho-sugar-binding domain-containing protein yields MRVLFTVSDWTGHYYPLVPLGWALQAAGHEVRVACALSQTEPLGRTGLTAVPVMRPGLEMIVQGRLRNYWDAQEGRWPHPGLPPHPLTGEVLTDLAEFDFPAFRAGERDRILRATRDTFDAVVGFARAWRPELVVHDRLSIEGLLAARVLGVPAVLHLWGPHGTAEPEPELRVLPGDPTGSFPRHGQPEMGPELIEHVIDPCPPSLAPPTDAHRLRMRHIPYNGPGAAPAVAPPTDDRPRVCVVWGNSMTRIYGPASQLLPELVAAFAGLDAEIVVLGGPADTATLGDPPPGVRVLGTVPLRLVLPGCAAVVHYGGSGVTMTAVAAGVPQLGVPFSAEQGVNVRRVAQAGAGLVVPAATPDRPDAARTALAALLADASFRHHAERLRDELRALRTPADLVPVLEELAAEAAA; encoded by the coding sequence GTGCGTGTGCTGTTCACCGTGTCGGACTGGACCGGCCACTACTACCCGCTCGTCCCCCTCGGCTGGGCCCTCCAGGCGGCCGGCCACGAGGTGCGGGTGGCGTGCGCGCTGAGCCAGACCGAGCCCCTCGGCCGTACCGGACTGACCGCCGTGCCGGTCATGCGGCCCGGTCTGGAAATGATCGTCCAGGGCAGGCTGCGCAACTACTGGGACGCCCAGGAAGGCCGCTGGCCCCATCCCGGACTCCCGCCGCACCCGCTCACCGGCGAAGTCCTCACCGATCTCGCCGAGTTCGACTTCCCGGCGTTCCGCGCCGGGGAGCGCGACCGCATCCTGCGCGCGACCCGTGACACGTTCGACGCCGTGGTGGGGTTCGCCCGCGCCTGGCGGCCGGAGCTGGTGGTCCACGACCGGCTGAGCATCGAGGGACTGCTCGCCGCGCGGGTCCTCGGCGTGCCGGCCGTGCTCCACCTGTGGGGCCCGCACGGCACCGCCGAGCCGGAGCCCGAACTGCGCGTCCTGCCCGGCGATCCGACGGGCTCGTTCCCCCGTCACGGCCAGCCGGAGATGGGCCCCGAGCTGATCGAGCACGTCATCGACCCGTGCCCGCCGAGCCTGGCGCCACCCACCGACGCCCACCGGCTGCGCATGCGCCACATCCCCTACAACGGGCCCGGCGCCGCCCCGGCCGTCGCGCCGCCGACCGATGACCGGCCCCGGGTCTGCGTCGTCTGGGGCAACTCGATGACCCGGATCTACGGGCCCGCCTCCCAGCTCCTGCCCGAACTGGTCGCCGCCTTCGCCGGCCTGGACGCCGAGATCGTGGTGCTCGGCGGCCCGGCCGACACCGCGACGCTCGGCGACCCGCCGCCCGGGGTGCGCGTCCTCGGCACAGTCCCGCTGCGTCTGGTGCTGCCGGGCTGCGCCGCGGTGGTCCACTACGGCGGCTCGGGCGTCACCATGACCGCGGTCGCGGCCGGGGTGCCACAGCTCGGCGTGCCGTTCTCCGCGGAACAGGGCGTCAACGTGCGCCGGGTCGCGCAGGCCGGGGCCGGGCTGGTGGTCCCCGCGGCCACGCCGGACCGCCCCGACGCCGCCCGCACGGCGCTCGCCGCCCTGCTCGCCGACGCCTCCTTCCGGCACCACGCCGAGCGGCTGCGCGACGAGCTGCGCGCGCTGCGCACCCCAGCCGACCTCGTGCCCGTCCTCGAGGAGCTCGCCGCCGAGGCCGCCGCCTGA
- a CDS encoding SDR family NAD(P)-dependent oxidoreductase, which produces MGKLDGRVALISGGARGQGAAMARVFTAEGARVVIGDVLDDQGRKVAAELGDAARYVHLDVRDADQWAAAVAAAREAFGRLDALVNNAGVVEIGTVDEMPADAFMRVVEVNQLGVFLGTQAAVPALREAGGGTVVNISSVDGLIGLKYLSAYCASKFAVVGMTRVAAMELGPDGIRVNAVCPGVIRTDMTKDLHEMQVKWLHRTLPLRRFGEADETASVALFLTSDDSSYVTGTEVVVDGGWIAGHLTP; this is translated from the coding sequence ATGGGAAAGCTCGACGGCAGAGTCGCCCTCATCTCCGGCGGCGCCCGCGGCCAGGGCGCGGCGATGGCCCGCGTGTTCACCGCCGAGGGGGCCCGGGTCGTCATCGGGGACGTCCTCGACGACCAGGGCCGGAAGGTCGCCGCCGAACTCGGCGACGCGGCCCGCTACGTCCACCTCGACGTGCGCGACGCCGACCAGTGGGCCGCCGCGGTCGCCGCGGCCCGCGAGGCGTTCGGCCGGCTCGACGCGCTGGTCAACAACGCGGGAGTCGTGGAGATCGGCACCGTGGACGAGATGCCGGCGGACGCCTTCATGCGGGTCGTGGAGGTCAACCAGCTCGGCGTCTTCCTCGGCACGCAGGCCGCCGTCCCGGCGCTGCGCGAGGCCGGGGGCGGCACCGTCGTCAACATCTCCTCGGTGGACGGGCTGATCGGGCTGAAGTACCTGTCCGCGTACTGCGCCTCGAAGTTCGCCGTCGTCGGCATGACCCGGGTGGCGGCGATGGAACTGGGCCCGGACGGCATCCGCGTCAACGCCGTATGCCCGGGCGTCATCCGCACCGACATGACGAAGGACCTGCACGAGATGCAGGTCAAGTGGCTGCACCGGACCCTGCCTCTGCGCCGGTTCGGCGAGGCCGACGAGACCGCCTCCGTCGCGCTCTTCCTCACCAGCGACGACTCCTCGTACGTCACCGGCACCGAGGTCGTCGTGGACGGCGGCTGGATCGCCGGGCACCTGACGCCCTGA
- a CDS encoding phosphopantetheine-binding protein, giving the protein MSVPWDERFDKTLRDALPLLPADCPLEDDTRLGEHGMDSMATIETMLSLEEQYGVSFPDEALTSETFATPGSLWTVLTALRTGAPTTAG; this is encoded by the coding sequence ATGTCCGTTCCCTGGGACGAGAGGTTCGACAAGACCCTGCGCGACGCCCTGCCGCTGCTGCCCGCCGACTGCCCGCTGGAGGACGACACGCGCCTGGGCGAGCACGGCATGGACTCGATGGCCACCATCGAGACGATGCTCAGCCTGGAGGAGCAGTACGGCGTCTCCTTCCCGGACGAGGCTCTCACCTCCGAGACCTTCGCCACGCCCGGCAGCCTGTGGACAGTCCTCACCGCGCTCCGCACGGGCGCCCCGACCACCGCCGGCTGA
- a CDS encoding class I adenylate-forming enzyme family protein: protein MSTVKEAAVHGCALVHELLDRAVTEHSDAPAVRDTEGGWTYAELDAAARAWTHRLVRSGVRPGDRVLVRIGNDRHFVALLFGTLRAGAVFVPLSTAMKRFHLERVVRDAEPALVLARGADAVELRELTHAPVLDLTALQQEVYADDGVAPPVAVCPDDLALLMYTSGSTATPKAVMSPHRAVVFAAAAIADRLGYGPDDVVLNVIPFSFDYGLYQIFLAVGAGARLVLSGTDEHVGLMTVLHEARITVFPVVPSLAHMLLRLAARDRRPAPAVRLFTSTGAALAPQVVAKLRALFPGAAVAPMYGTTECKRITVLAPGEVPPRPESVGRPLAGTQVLVVDEHGRPLPTGETGEIVVRGPHVMAGYWRAPEPTRDRFRTDPATGEVALHTGDFGYLDEHGHLYVSGRRDDLFKRKGVRMSALEIEAAALDVPGVRAAAVLPPTPTADVVLFVAGEQAPAEVLRALGQRLEAAKVPHVCHVLPELPLTPNGKTDKKRLAELVGATTPAA from the coding sequence GTGAGCACCGTGAAGGAGGCTGCCGTGCACGGGTGCGCGCTCGTCCACGAACTGCTCGACCGGGCGGTGACCGAGCACTCCGACGCCCCCGCCGTCCGCGACACCGAGGGCGGCTGGACCTACGCCGAGCTGGACGCCGCCGCCCGGGCGTGGACGCACCGGCTCGTCCGCTCCGGGGTGCGGCCCGGCGACCGCGTGCTGGTGCGGATCGGCAACGACCGCCACTTCGTCGCGCTGCTCTTCGGCACACTGCGCGCCGGCGCGGTGTTCGTCCCCCTCAGCACCGCGATGAAGCGGTTCCACCTGGAGCGGGTCGTCCGGGACGCCGAGCCCGCCCTCGTGCTCGCCCGCGGCGCCGACGCCGTCGAGCTGCGCGAACTGACCCACGCGCCGGTGCTCGACCTGACGGCGCTTCAGCAGGAGGTGTACGCCGACGACGGTGTGGCTCCCCCGGTGGCCGTGTGCCCCGACGACCTGGCGCTGCTGATGTACACCTCCGGCAGCACCGCCACCCCGAAGGCGGTGATGAGCCCGCACCGCGCGGTGGTCTTCGCCGCGGCGGCCATCGCCGACCGGCTGGGTTACGGGCCCGACGACGTGGTGCTCAACGTCATCCCGTTCTCCTTCGACTACGGGCTCTACCAGATCTTCCTCGCCGTCGGCGCGGGCGCCCGGCTCGTGCTGTCCGGCACAGACGAGCACGTCGGCCTCATGACGGTGCTGCACGAGGCCCGGATCACTGTCTTCCCCGTGGTGCCCTCGCTCGCGCACATGTTGCTCAGGCTAGCCGCCCGGGACCGCCGGCCCGCCCCCGCCGTGCGGCTGTTCACCAGCACCGGCGCGGCCCTCGCGCCCCAGGTGGTGGCGAAGCTGCGCGCCCTCTTCCCCGGCGCGGCGGTGGCGCCGATGTACGGCACCACGGAGTGCAAGCGCATCACCGTCCTGGCACCCGGCGAGGTACCGCCGCGCCCGGAGTCGGTCGGCCGGCCCCTCGCGGGCACGCAGGTGCTCGTCGTGGACGAGCACGGCCGGCCGCTGCCGACCGGGGAGACCGGCGAGATCGTGGTCCGCGGACCGCACGTCATGGCGGGCTACTGGCGTGCCCCCGAGCCCACCCGGGACCGGTTCCGCACCGACCCGGCCACCGGCGAAGTCGCCCTGCACACCGGGGACTTCGGGTACCTCGACGAGCACGGCCACCTCTATGTCAGCGGCCGCAGGGACGACCTGTTCAAGCGCAAGGGCGTGCGGATGAGCGCGCTGGAGATCGAGGCGGCGGCGCTCGACGTGCCAGGGGTGCGGGCCGCGGCGGTACTGCCGCCGACGCCGACCGCGGACGTGGTGCTCTTCGTCGCGGGTGAGCAGGCGCCCGCCGAGGTGCTCCGCGCGCTCGGGCAGAGGTTGGAGGCCGCCAAGGTGCCGCACGTCTGCCACGTCCTGCCCGAGCTGCCGCTCACCCCGAACGGCAAGACCGACAAGAAGCGGCTCGCCGAACTCGTCGGCGCCACCACCCCGGCCGCGTAG
- a CDS encoding ketoacyl-ACP synthase III family protein, translating to MKWDHLYIAGLGAWLPEPLPVTEAVRAGRYAEERRAARDYVSVCVAEDVAPPDMAVRAGRAAMEQSRLAPEEFSLLLHASLWYQGLDIWPSASYVAAGTVGRPVAAFDVQQRCNGALGAIELAGAHLTAGVGGGSAALVTTGDRFAPPEVDRWNMHDYNVYGDGGTAMVLSTRGGFARVLSTVTVADNALEGAARGDRPLRPAPAGGAAIDLVARSREYLAAHDAKQVELRTGRVITQARSQALSHARTSMREISRVVIGATGRFEGGWHFHHLLSVPESATTWEYGRTTGHIGAGDWTAGLAWLLRTRAVVPGDRVLLLGGGAGYSCTAAVVEITDQPEW from the coding sequence ATGAAGTGGGATCACCTGTACATCGCCGGCCTGGGCGCCTGGCTGCCCGAACCGCTCCCGGTCACGGAGGCCGTCCGGGCCGGGCGGTACGCCGAGGAGCGCCGGGCGGCGCGGGACTACGTCTCCGTCTGCGTCGCCGAGGACGTCGCGCCACCGGACATGGCGGTACGCGCCGGCCGGGCCGCGATGGAGCAGTCACGGCTCGCCCCGGAGGAGTTCTCGCTCCTCCTCCACGCCAGCCTGTGGTACCAGGGACTCGACATCTGGCCGAGCGCCTCCTACGTGGCGGCCGGCACCGTCGGGCGTCCCGTGGCCGCCTTCGACGTCCAGCAGCGGTGCAACGGCGCGCTCGGTGCCATCGAGCTCGCCGGGGCACACCTGACCGCGGGGGTCGGTGGCGGCAGCGCCGCGCTCGTCACCACCGGCGACCGGTTCGCCCCGCCCGAGGTGGACCGCTGGAACATGCACGACTACAACGTTTACGGCGACGGCGGCACCGCCATGGTGCTGTCCACCCGCGGCGGCTTCGCCCGGGTGCTGTCCACCGTCACCGTCGCCGACAACGCCCTGGAGGGCGCGGCCCGCGGCGACCGGCCACTGCGTCCGGCACCGGCCGGCGGCGCCGCCATCGACCTGGTGGCCCGTTCCCGGGAGTACCTGGCCGCGCACGACGCCAAGCAGGTCGAGCTGCGCACCGGGCGCGTCATCACCCAGGCCCGCAGCCAGGCCCTCAGCCACGCCAGGACAAGCATGCGCGAGATCTCCCGCGTGGTGATCGGCGCCACCGGCCGCTTCGAGGGCGGCTGGCACTTCCACCACCTGCTGTCGGTGCCGGAGTCCGCCACCACCTGGGAGTACGGGCGCACCACCGGGCACATCGGCGCGGGGGACTGGACCGCCGGGCTCGCCTGGCTGCTGCGCACCCGGGCGGTCGTCCCGGGCGACCGGGTCCTGCTGCTCGGCGGCGGCGCCGGCTACAGCTGCACCGCCGCCGTCGTCGAGATCACCGACCAGCCGGAGTGGTGA
- the rfbH gene encoding lipopolysaccharide biosynthesis protein RfbH, which translates to MQVSGDKALLLEQVRKYHRETAREEEFVPGVTPLLPAGAVLDEEDRAALVETALDLRITSGVKTRKFESALARALGLRKAHMTNSGSSANLLALTALTSPHLEDRRLRPGDEVITVAAGFPTTVNPIVQNGLVPVFVDIEVGTYNTTVERIADAIGPRTRAIMIAHALGNPFPATEIAALAEEHDLFLIEDNCDALDSRYQGRLTGTFGDLSTISFYPAHHLTTGEGGAVLTGNLALARIVESLRDWGRDCWCEPGEDDKCLKRFKHQMGSLPYGYDHKYIFSQVGYNLKATDLQGALGLSQLPKLADFGRARRRNWQRLRQGLEGIPGLLLPEPTEGSDPSWFGFVITVRPEAPFTRGELTGFLESRRIGTRRLFAGNLLRHPAYTGIPHRVSGGLTNSDVVTEHTFWIGVHPLLTAEMVDYMIDSVREFCTARG; encoded by the coding sequence ATGCAGGTGAGCGGCGATAAGGCGTTGCTGCTTGAACAGGTGCGCAAGTACCACCGGGAGACCGCACGGGAGGAGGAGTTCGTACCCGGCGTCACGCCGTTGCTGCCCGCCGGCGCGGTGCTCGACGAGGAGGACCGGGCCGCGCTTGTGGAGACCGCGCTCGATCTGCGGATCACCTCGGGCGTGAAGACCCGCAAATTCGAGAGCGCCCTCGCCCGGGCGCTGGGCCTGCGCAAGGCACACATGACCAACTCCGGTTCCTCGGCGAACCTCCTGGCACTCACCGCCCTGACCTCCCCGCACCTGGAGGACCGCAGGCTCCGGCCGGGCGACGAGGTGATCACCGTGGCGGCCGGCTTCCCCACGACCGTCAACCCGATCGTGCAGAACGGCCTCGTGCCGGTCTTCGTCGACATCGAAGTGGGCACCTATAACACGACGGTGGAGCGGATCGCGGACGCGATCGGGCCGCGGACGCGGGCCATCATGATCGCGCACGCGCTCGGCAACCCCTTCCCGGCCACCGAGATCGCCGCGCTCGCCGAGGAGCACGACCTCTTCCTCATCGAGGACAACTGCGACGCGCTCGACTCGCGCTACCAGGGGCGGCTCACCGGCACGTTCGGCGACCTGAGCACCATCAGCTTCTACCCCGCCCACCACCTGACCACCGGCGAGGGCGGCGCCGTGCTCACCGGCAACCTCGCGCTCGCCCGCATCGTGGAGTCGCTGCGCGACTGGGGCCGGGACTGCTGGTGCGAGCCGGGCGAGGACGACAAGTGCCTCAAGCGGTTTAAGCACCAGATGGGCAGCCTGCCCTACGGCTACGACCACAAGTACATCTTCTCGCAGGTCGGTTACAACCTGAAGGCCACCGACCTGCAGGGCGCCCTCGGCCTGAGCCAGCTCCCCAAGCTGGCGGACTTCGGCCGCGCCCGGCGCCGCAACTGGCAGCGGCTGCGGCAGGGTCTGGAAGGCATCCCGGGGCTGCTGCTGCCGGAGCCCACCGAGGGCAGCGACCCGAGCTGGTTCGGCTTCGTCATCACCGTGCGGCCCGAGGCGCCGTTCACCCGCGGCGAGCTCACCGGTTTCCTGGAGTCGCGCCGCATCGGCACCCGGCGGCTGTTCGCCGGGAACCTCCTCCGGCACCCCGCCTACACCGGCATCCCGCACCGGGTGTCGGGCGGACTGACCAACAGTGACGTCGTCACCGAGCACACCTTTTGGATAGGCGTCCATCCGCTGCTGACGGCCGAGATGGTCGACTACATGATCGATTCGGTGCGCGAGTTCTGCACCGCGCGCGGCTAG